gctttcttcaaaatcttcaaaaaacatGGCAAAGTACCGTGGACCAATTTCCCAAACCacgaaatcatggcattcggaaTTAAAGGTTGTACAAGGCCAATCTTCAGCTTCTTGTGCACAATGTGTGGCTTGTTTGGACCAGGGCAGCATATGAATGATGAATGAAGAACGTAGACCCGGAAGAGAGTATTTGTCGGCGAGAACTACACCACTTGCTGTCAACCCGACAGATGGACAGATTTCGCTTAACAAGCCACGCATTGACATTGCTCGTCATGGACCCAATTCATGCCATGTTATCTGCGATGAAAGTTTAATCAGCAcaatctctttcttttcttttcttttttgaaatGTAGTCAGCACATCTTTCTTGCTTGTGTCTCCTATTCCTTTGGTCCCAGCACCAATCGATTCTCCATATTTTGCCAAAACATGCAGCTGTAATTCTCATCCATTTTTGCAAAATacagttttttatttattttggtaatGTTTATCGCGGGACCTGGGTCGTCAGATGCCTtattccaaaacaaataaaacataccCAAAATAAGGACATACGCAAACTAATGGTGATTGATGGTCACTGGCTGAAAATAACTAGTTTTAATTTAATTACAACAGCAGTACTGTTTTGATGGTCACTGACTTCACATCGAAATAAAAAATCCTAAAAGTTGGTGCggcaaatgaaaaagaaaaagaacccTATGCAGCGACAGGTAGCAAGCCGTTGTGCCTAAGCAGTGGCTCTGGCGAAGGCTCCCGTCCTCGGAAAGCGACGAAAACCTGCAAAGGTTTTCCAGCGTCAGTAGCGGTCTTCGAACACAGGGAGAGATACATTTCAAAAGTAGCTCGACGACTAACCTCGAGTGGAGATTTTCCACCTCCAAGTGCAAGAACCGTTTCTCTGAATCGTCTGCCGGTCTCCTCAATGGCCTGCAAACAAACAGGGCATTCATCACCAAGATTGAAAACTCATCGCATTTTTTCATTTTGCAATCATGCAGGGATGTATGGAGTATGGAAATACATACATTTGGCAAGATAACCAAATCAAGTTGAGCGAAAAAGTAACAAAAAAAGACATGATTCAGTTGCAGGCTAGTCTCAGTTTCCTCTGAGCAGGCGGACAACATACCTTCTCATTATCCAGACCAGCATCTTCAAATGCTGAGAATGCATCAGCTGACAGTACTTCAGCCCACTGCAAGGAGGACATGAAAAGACGCAAGGTTTAGTTGTGTTCGCATCCAAGATCAAGACAAACAGATACTCAGAACTACTATGGCAATTTACCTTGTAACTGTAGTATCCAGCTGCATAGCCACCTGCACATAGTCCGTTGTGTAAACCAGAAGCGAAATCCATGATGAATCATATGAATATACATGTTGGTTAAAGGGTGGCAAACCTGCAAAAATGTGGCTGAATCCACACAGGAATCTGTCCTCTGGCAGAGGAGCAAGAACCTGGGTTTTTTCTGCAACCCTTCGGTCAACATCATATACAGACACTGGTCCACTTGGATCATAAGTTGTATGCAGCTCCATATCTACACTTGCGAAACGTATCTGCAGAGGAAAATTTGGAGAAAAGACCATGGAACGTTAAAAATCATTAACAACAAATAGTCaggaaaaacacacaaaaaatacagCATTCAGATATTTATGTTAGAGCACTGTTCCTCTATTGCCTTCAGGAGAAGCATGGAATAGATGAAGTCAACCACTCAATCATGTGATGGGTTCCTCAACCATGTGGTGGTTAAAAACATGTGCAAGCAGGGAAGAGATGAAGGCAACCAATCAATCATAGGAAAGAATGAGAGCCCAAGCCAACATACCTGACGCAGACTGAAGGTGCCAGCACGGAAATTCTTTGCAGCCACAAGCTTAGCATAGATTTCCTCTGGAAGAGGTTCATCGGTTTCATAATGCTTTGCTATGCTCAAAAGAGTATTCCTGTTACACCAACAAAACAGGCCATTAATTTACCAGAATCAGGCAAGAATCAAGCTAAACCAAACAAAATAGAGCCATCGTACTTGTGATAGCACCAGTTTTCCATGAACTGAGAAGGTAACTCTACAGCATCCCATTCAATTCCACTGATACCAGCAACAAAGGCTTCATCTTGTCTGGTAAGCATATGCTGCAGCGCGTGACCAAATTCATGGAACACGGTTTCAACCTACAAAAGCAGTgtgcaatgaatttatttcttacgAACCATAATAAGGATAGATGATCTTCCTACATATTTAcagcatacatacatatcataacTTTTTATATGTATAATAGAGTTATTTACTAAGAATACCCAGAATAATATACCATAACAAGTACACTGCTTACCTCACGGAAGGTCATAAGGCTGGGCTTATCGCCAACTGGTGGCATCTGATTACAGACCATATGGGCAACAGGCAGCCTTACAGAAGCCCCATGGCGAGCTAGCACACTGCTACGAGAAAAGACGACATTCATCCAAGCCCCACCACGTTTTTCAGATGGTCTTGAGTATGGGTCGAAGTAAAAATAAGCAACAGGGCTATTGGAAGAATCTTTGACACAATAAAATTTAACGTCACTGTTCCAAACCTGAAAAGTGGTCACTGGTCAACATTTGCAGAATATTTACTTATGTTACAAGAAGTGAATGGATACTTACAGGAGCCAACCCATCTGCAGCTTCAACGGTTATTCCAAAGAGCTTATTTGCAAGACTGAAGAGGCCATCCATAACCTTGGGCAGTGCAAAGTAAGGACGCAGTCCTTCCTGCAATGGCAATGCTCAAGTCAGCTCAGTGGCACATATCATTATGATGTGCAGTAAAACAGTACTTTGTTTCAAGCAGAGCAATTTTATTCAGAAAATATATATTGGATAAGTCTCAGCAGCAGAAATGTAGTCAAAACAGCTCTGAAAGCAGACCAACGAGGAACCTATCAAATCACAGCAAAAAAACATTGAAATATACTTCTGTAAAGAAAGAACCTCATCGATGTCATATTTAGATTCCCGCAGTCGTTCACTCCAGAAGTTAAGATCCCAGTGTGCTAGATCATTGGCTTCTGCAGAACCAGAATCTTTCACAAAGGCTTTTAGATCTTCCATATCTGTGTTAAGAAAAGCAGCAGTTAAGATATTTGTGGTATTTCAACCTAGTCCTTGGCCTTCATAAAAAGATAGATGAGAAAAATATTTGACGACGGAGAGATATAATGATGCTGACAGATAGTTGCTACTACTTTTGTTTGGGATCTCTCAAGAGAGTCAAGGTGGCAATTCAAAAATAAGAAGCACGGCATCAAACATAAATAAATGATAAAAGAGAAGTCCAAACTCCAAAATGTATCTTCGGCTGCTACAACTCCAGAACATCTTGATAAAATACGCAAAAAGAATCTGGAACTCTGGCTAGAAACAAGTATCTTATTAATCTGATGTAAAGAATATCAAAGAGAATAACTTGGCTGGTTTTACCTTGGACAGCATGATCCCAGGAAGCAGCACGGATTTTCTCAAGAAGCTCCTGCACCCGGTCAACAGTTGCCATTTTCCGAGCCATGCTTACCTTCATGATTGTCATCATCAGTTAGCTAAAATACAATAGTACTGGGCACTGTTTTAAACATGGCTTGCGCACCTCAGCGAAGTTCTTGTAGCCAAGTAGTTTAGCCTTCTCTAGCCTCAACTTCAGAATCTGACTTATGATATCAGTGTTA
This genomic stretch from Hordeum vulgare subsp. vulgare chromosome 6H, MorexV3_pseudomolecules_assembly, whole genome shotgun sequence harbors:
- the LOC123401137 gene encoding probable cytosolic oligopeptidase A, with protein sequence MGPARQRRTTVVLLLVLFLAAAMTPTLLTSASHLLLLAHSARRLSRNPSPLPARILSLLPASSPLRAFCPLRARPSRAAICSAYSTASDAMADADNSNNPLLADFDFPPFDRVEPSHVRPGIRALLARLEGELEELEKGVEPAWERLVHPLERIVDRLDVVWNVVDHLKAVKDSPDLRSAVEDVQPEKVKFYLRLGQSKPIYEAFNAIRNSSDWDSLSDARKRVVEGQIKDAVLGGVALEDEQREIFNQIQQELEKLSEKFSENVLDATKKFEKLVTDKKEIDGLPASALGLAAQTAVSKGHENASAENGPWMITLDAPSFTAVMQHAKNRALREEVYRAYLTRASSGDLDNTDIISQILKLRLEKAKLLGYKNFAEVSMARKMATVDRVQELLEKIRAASWDHAVQDMEDLKAFVKDSGSAEANDLAHWDLNFWSERLRESKYDIDEEGLRPYFALPKVMDGLFSLANKLFGITVEAADGLAPVWNSDVKFYCVKDSSNSPVAYFYFDPYSRPSEKRGGAWMNVVFSRSSVLARHGASVRLPVAHMVCNQMPPVGDKPSLMTFREVETVFHEFGHALQHMLTRQDEAFVAGISGIEWDAVELPSQFMENWCYHKNTLLSIAKHYETDEPLPEEIYAKLVAAKNFRAGTFSLRQIRFASVDMELHTTYDPSGPVSVYDVDRRVAEKTQVLAPLPEDRFLCGFSHIFAGGYAAGYYSYKWAEVLSADAFSAFEDAGLDNEKAIEETGRRFRETVLALGGGKSPLEVFVAFRGREPSPEPLLRHNGLLPVAA